The Lysobacter enzymogenes DNA segment ACAAGGAACTGCAGAAGCAGTACAACCAGCAGTTGGTCAGCGGACAGTCGTACTTCGGCCGCGACGGCGTGAAGGTCAAACTCGATCGCCGCCCTCTCGGTTTCGGGGTCGCCGAACGCTGTACGGACGTCAAGAACCCGGGGCCGAAGCAAAAGGAACTGTGCGCCGCACTGATGCAGACTCAGAACCGGCAGTTTAATGCGATGGTCGACCTGCAGGAATTGACCGAGACCCGGGAGGGTGAGCTGAAGGACATCTACAAAGAGCGCTCGGAGATCAAGCCCGACGAAGCGGGTCGCCTGCAGGCCAACAGCAATCGCCTGCTCTCGTTTCAGGCCCGCACGCAGGTCGACCTCCAGAACGCCCAGAACCTTCTGGAAGCGTATGACGGGCAAGTGCGCGTGCTGGAACAGGAACACTCGAAGGCTGCGCAGGCAGTCATCGACGGAGAGCACACCGGCAGCAAGCTCGACCTGAAGCGGCTGGGACAAGGCGGAATGCGGGCAACTGCGCTGAAGACCGCCTTCGACATCGCGAAACGGCGCGAGCGCTGATCGTCAGCTGCTCACCTACTACCCAACGGACCTCTCTATGTTCGACCTGTTCGCCGGTGGCCTCGCCCACCTCCCCAGCCTCCAGCAGGCCGCCATTCCGGACGGCGTGGACAGCCTCGGGTTCTTCGCCCTGTTCAAGGATTTTCTGGACGGCGAGATCGCCGAGTACTCCCGCAACCTCCTGCGTCGAGTCGGCACGCTGTGCGCATTCGCTATCACGCCGGTTGTGATCTTGTGGATCATCTATCAGGGCTTTTTGCGGGTGACGGGCCGATCCCAGGAGTCGATGGCCGCTCTCCAGGTCGACGCTGCTCGTTTGGTGCTGATTGTCGCGGTAGCGGGCGTCTCCGCTGGCTTCCAGCCCACCCTGTACAAGAGCATGACCGATGGCATGAGTCAGGTCATCAACTACTCCATCAGCAGCAACGACGAGACAAGCGTTTACGACGACATTGACCAGGCACTCGCGCTGACGCAGCTCGCCATGAGCAGCATTGACCTGCTCGACGTCGGGGAGAACCAAGCCGCGCTCAAGAAGCGCGATCAAGCCAGCCTGATGGCGGGACTCGGCGTCGGCGGACCCGCCGTGGTCGGTGGATGCATGTTGATCTTGAACAAGTTCGTGATCGCCATGCTGCTGGGCGTGGGGCCGTTCTTCATCCTGTGCTTGATCTTCAAGCAGACCGACGGTCTCTTCAAAGGATGGCTCAACTCCTTGATTGGGTCGCTGATGGCAATGGCGTTTCTGAGCGTGGCTGTGACGCTGGCGATGGATGTGACGCTCGCGCTCGCCGGTGCCTTCTGGGCGACAGAGGGGCTGTCGCGGCTGCTCGGGATGGGGACAGCGTCGGACGGCATCAGCAGCGTCGTGCAAATGCAGGGCGTGCTGGGCTTGGTTCTGTCGACCCTGATCATGGGTGCTCCGCCCGCGGCGGCCATGCTGTTCAGGGGACTGCTGGCCAATTTCAATCCGTACTCGGTCATGGCCGGTCCAGGCGCTGCCTCCAGCGGTCGGGCCGGATCGGCCCCGCCGTTGGGCAAGGCACCGTATTCCGGTGCCGCGCCCCAAGGCGCCCAAACCCCCATCGACCATACTCGTATCGCGGGCCAGGCCGCCAGCCGACCGCGGCCCGACTCCGCAGGCTAACGCAAGGAATGCCTATGACTCCGAAACTCCTCTTCTGCGCTCTCGGCGCCCTGTCGTTGAGCTTCGCGGGACCCGCGCGCGCGGAGGGCGACTGCCCCGCTGGCTTCTTCCGGTACTCCAACCCTGGCCAGCCGGGCCACTGCGTCCCCATGCCGGCGACCGCGGAGCGGCAGCCCGATCGCTGGCAGACCCGATGGGGCGCGATCGCCATCGATCCCACGGCGTCGCGCGGCGGCGCCGGGTTCGTGGTCGGCGAAGCCAGCAAACGCGCCGCCGAAAGGAGAGCGCTGGCGAAGTGCAAGGAGACCGGCGGCGGCCCGACGTGCGCGGTCACCATCTCGTTCAAGAACCAGTGCGTCGCGACGGCCTGGGGTAGCAACTACACCCGGTCCATGACCGCCCCGACCCAGGACGAGGCGACACGACTGGCGATGGATGACTGTCGCCAGCACGACCAAGCCTGCGAAGTGTTCTACGAAGCGTGCAGTTACCCAGAGCAAGTTCGGTAGCCGCTCTACCAGATTCTCCAAGCAGTCCCCTCAACCAGACCACAGCCGCACTGCTCTCGAAAGAGCGGTCAGGAGGGCTTTGTGTCCCCAATTCATACACCGGCAATGCAACGGATGCTGCCCTATTGGCTACGCCGGCTTTTTACACCCGGTAGGCCAGCGCCTTACGGCGCTCTCAACTACGAGACCAAGCTCCTGGCCGCACGAACGCTGAGCTTGGCCTGGGGGGCAAAGCTGCCCCGATTTGAGACATCGCCTACGAAGCTGAGGCAGGCTGCGCTGCCTGTCGTTTCCGAGCACCTCCGCCGGACGCTCGGCCATCTGGATCGCAGAACGGTGGCGGACCACCGCTTCGGGCTCACCGTTTTGATCCGCGACCTTATTGTGCGCGAGCTCCAAATACCGGCACTGCTGACCGCGGGATTTGTCTACCAGCAAGGCGAGCGCCTCAACTACACCCCGATCGAACAGGTGGAGAGGCTGCTTCGTGCCGGTACCGTCGTGCATGCGGACTTTCCACTCCATGTCTGGATCACGCTCCCTAGCCACGAAATCGTTGATGCGACCTTCTGGGCTCTGTTTCCCAAGCTCGCAGTAGGCGACGAGCGTTCGACGTACGGCATCCTACTCGACCCGGCATTTGGTGGGACTCGCAGCTACCACCCCCAGTGGCTCGGCGAAGGGGTAGCCAGGAGCCTTGGGCTACTAAAGGAGTACGAAGGATGGTGACTCCCGTGGTGGTCCGTTACGACGTGAAGTACCGCGGCGTCCTGGATTGGCGCATCTACGTAGACGGTGCAGACGATCCCGCAGCGTTCGCGACTCGCGCTGCGTGCGTCGCCGCAGCGTGTAATCGCGCGCGCGAGCGACATACCCGCAGCGGTTCAACGACTGAGGTCTGGGCGCCCGGTCTGGGCGGGGAGCATGTGTGCGAGATCCGTTACATGAAGCCGGAAGCCCTTGAGCACCTTCTGCAACTGGCGGCGCCGGACTCCAATCTTCTCGGCGCCAGCTACGCCTATGGCCCGCTGTTTCCTCCGGCGACGCGTTGACAAGCTATGCCAGTGATTTCTCGTAGGCCTTCCGAAGCCATCTACATCGGCGAAAACGTCGAGGTACGCGTACTCCGTGTGCGGAACGGTAGCGTGCGCCTTGGCTTCACCGCCCCTCGCGACGTATTGATCTTCCGTTCGGAGCTACTGGACCTCCTCCGTCGAGCGGAGAACCCGTGTGGCAAGTCGCAAGGAGAGACGGCCGCTCGCCGCTTCCCCCCTGAATCGGCAGAGCGCTAAGGCGGTGGCGGCAGCGCCCGCCGGCAATGGGGCCGGCGGGCAGCGCTCCGCGTATTCCTTCCACAGCAGACGGTCCCATGAACATCGAACCCTTGATCTGCCGACACCTGGGCTCGGCGAGCGAATGGAAGCGCCTCGCGTTCATGGCGCCCTGCTGTGAGCCCATGCTGCTGAACTTCCGTCTTTACCACGAAGCCTCGCGGTTGGGCTTGCCCGATCTGCTTCGGCGAGGACTCGACTTTGTTTGGCAGACCGCCAGCGACGATACCGTCGACGGGGAAGCCGACGAGTTGGTCAAGCAGAGCCGCCTGCAACCGCCGTCTCGGCATGACGAAGGGCACTCGTTCGCCCAAGCCGCGATCCAGTCCTGTTTCGCAATCTCCCATACGCTGCGGAGCTTGCGCGGCCCTCACATTCTGGACGCGCTGGACGTCGCAGACGCCGCGATCTACGCCATTGAGCTGCACTACCGGAACGAACTATTTCTTACGAAGCGGACCAGGTCGGATCGCGAGTTCCTGCGGCGCACTGAGATCATGCGCCTTGCGCACAGCCTGGAGCGCTTGAGCGCGGCATCCGAATCCGACCGTCTGAAGGCCGTTGCCCGGCTGCGCCGCTCCGCCCAGCGCGTGCCCTCCACTTTGGTTCGGGCATGACTTGTGGCCGCCACTATCTCGTGGTACGAGATGCCTATTCGGGACAGTGCCTGCGAGGCATTGTTCTATGGCTCCACGGATCAGGCGGCCGGTTAGCTTAGACATGGAACGGTCCTATGCTCCATCTTGGCCTCATCTACGACCACCCCTCACTTTATGGGG contains these protein-coding regions:
- a CDS encoding DUF416 family protein, giving the protein MNIEPLICRHLGSASEWKRLAFMAPCCEPMLLNFRLYHEASRLGLPDLLRRGLDFVWQTASDDTVDGEADELVKQSRLQPPSRHDEGHSFAQAAIQSCFAISHTLRSLRGPHILDALDVADAAIYAIELHYRNELFLTKRTRSDREFLRRTEIMRLAHSLERLSAASESDRLKAVARLRRSAQRVPSTLVRA
- a CDS encoding type IV secretion system protein, with translation MFDLFAGGLAHLPSLQQAAIPDGVDSLGFFALFKDFLDGEIAEYSRNLLRRVGTLCAFAITPVVILWIIYQGFLRVTGRSQESMAALQVDAARLVLIVAVAGVSAGFQPTLYKSMTDGMSQVINYSISSNDETSVYDDIDQALALTQLAMSSIDLLDVGENQAALKKRDQASLMAGLGVGGPAVVGGCMLILNKFVIAMLLGVGPFFILCLIFKQTDGLFKGWLNSLIGSLMAMAFLSVAVTLAMDVTLALAGAFWATEGLSRLLGMGTASDGISSVVQMQGVLGLVLSTLIMGAPPAAAMLFRGLLANFNPYSVMAGPGAASSGRAGSAPPLGKAPYSGAAPQGAQTPIDHTRIAGQAASRPRPDSAG
- a CDS encoding carbon storage regulator codes for the protein MPVISRRPSEAIYIGENVEVRVLRVRNGSVRLGFTAPRDVLIFRSELLDLLRRAENPCGKSQGETAARRFPPESAER
- a CDS encoding DUF4189 domain-containing protein, which gives rise to MTPKLLFCALGALSLSFAGPARAEGDCPAGFFRYSNPGQPGHCVPMPATAERQPDRWQTRWGAIAIDPTASRGGAGFVVGEASKRAAERRALAKCKETGGGPTCAVTISFKNQCVATAWGSNYTRSMTAPTQDEATRLAMDDCRQHDQACEVFYEACSYPEQVR